In Rosa rugosa chromosome 4, drRosRugo1.1, whole genome shotgun sequence, the genomic stretch GTCTGCAGATTTTGATGGTTGCTTTTGTGGTGAGCTAGATAACCCACTTGGCGTCCAATTGGTGCAACTGTGAACTCGGCAAGTTTTCCAGCAATTGCAGCAAGAATCTCCATTTCTGTTCAAGTATTTATAAATACACACCCGCATATATCAATTAAATATGATTTACACGAGTATAAGACAAACATGCGTGGTTCCTGCTTATAAAGTCTCTTGTAGATGCATAAGAAATTTAGAAGAGTTGGGGTAAAAAGTAAAACTACTACAAGAGGAAACAAAAGTAAACAATCAAGGAAACTGAAGAACGTACCTTATCTGGTATGAAAGAAGCTAGTTAGCTCTTCAAATCCTTTATCCTTCCCTCAGAACACCGGATGAGGAATGCGAAAACAATCTGTCTGTAGATGAGAATAAAGTTGCAAGTAAAAACAGAGAGCATGCATATATACTAAAAAAACAGATAATAAGACATGAGCAGAATAAGAAAAACCAGGAAATCGAGAGGCAATACTTGTTTCTCAGAGAGGTAGATTATCCAAAAGCAGCAGAGCAACAATACTGTGAAGCTTGAATGCGTGAGAGAAGGAATGAACGTCGCCTTAGCAGTAGCGTCGGTGGCATGATTCACGAGTGCTGGACAACATTATTTATGCGGGCCAGCATCTTATCAATAATAGTGATGTCTCCATTCAACTGCAGGACATCAATAATAGACTAATAGTCTTCTTCATCATGCATGTTTAGCTCGCAGCTACATGTATTCTTATTTTTCAAGCTAACTATATTTTGGAAGTGGTATTATCATCGATACAATGATTACTTCCTTAACTATTTTTGCTAAATTTTAAGCTCTGGGGATTAGTTATTTTGTTTGCTTATTGCTACGTTACGCACTATCTCATTCATGCCATGATACTTATGAGATTTGGATTCATAATCTTTCATAGTATTGAATAGACAACAGAGCACAGTTCCCATACAAAGTGATAGTTGGcctaaaaatcaaactttaatTAGGCTTTTTCTAAAGTAGTGGAAGAAAGTAAAAAGCTAATTAGGATGGCATGCATGATTGGTCGACAAAATTATTCATCATAGTGGGAGATAGGCCCAGCAAATTGTGCGTGAGGACCACAGCAATCAGTGTGTCTTTAACATACATACCTGCTAGTCAATTTTCTTTGACGAAATAGTCTTGTTttcacttcttcttttctttctttttgggtaTGAAGAAAAAGTAGTGTGTTAAGTCTTGAAGGAATCTTATCTCTTTGGAAGCATGAAGCATTGAAGCATGCAACACTTTCAAATCACGTCTTAAAGAAAATGTACCAAATCACTTTTCTAATTTCTTATAATTTTGTGAACTTTTATTCTATAGTGATTTTGTCTTAAAGAATTATTGTTAAAAGTaaacaagaaatctgatgaaCATAACGTTATCTTTTTTTAGTTCGTTACGGGTGAGGCTAAGCTCTTCAAATCCTTCCCTTTCGGACACCGGAGCAGGAATGCGAATAGAATTAATCTGTAAAACGAGAATAAATTAGAAAGACTAAGAAGAGAGTGTGCATGTTAAAATAAGCTAATTACACATTACAAGAGAAACAAACAACAGGGAATCATGAGGCAGTACTTGTTTTCCAGAGAATTAAAACCAGCACGAAGTTACAGGACAAATGGAAACACTTAACCAAGTATAGAGCATACACTATGAAACTTATTAAGTAGATTGATTTCTCTTTGCGAATGAAGGTAGAAATGTGATGTCACTGGCAAAGCCAAACTCTCCTGAATTATTAACAGAGACTGTGTAcaggaagaatatgaagaacTATGAAACTTATGAAGTAGACTGATGTCTCTTTGCGAAAGCAAAAGCACAGGAGAATGAAGGTAGAAATATGATGTCACTGGCAAAGCCAACCTCTCCTGAATTATTAACAAGGTATGGAAAACTGTACGAGAAAAGCAGAGTGCTTAACGTCGTgcttaattgttaatttgataACTTTTGACTCATCGACTTCCGCATTGAAATCCAACTTTGACAACATTGTTAAAACATAAGCATCTTTGCTTTACGCTAATGGAGTGCATCATTTGCAAAGCTCCCAATCAAATCCAACTATTTTtacttttcttattttgtttgacagaaaattaaaagacgTTTGATTTATTTTCCGTACCATGACGTGAAGCTCTGCTTTGAGGAAGCAGACCTTGAAGAAACACTGTACACTTTGCGGATCACAATGACCTTTGCATGACCGTTTTATAGCAAATTGCAGGTTCTTGTTTCACGCTGCTGCCTCGAACAATGTTGAAGAGAATGATGTTTACAACTACTAAATAAAGAGGAAACTGTGTCCATTAAATTCCCTGAGTCCAACAGTAATTCTTCATCAGTGTTCTGTCCACAGCCATAGAGAATTAATTCTCTGTAATCTGCCCGTCTTAATTTTCTTTGAGACGATTGCATTTATCTTCCAATTCATCAGAAAATGTAGGCGGCTCCTCCATCTTAAATGTTTCAGCAAATTGTATGATAAAGAAGGCAACTAATATGAGATTTgcccaaacaaaagaaaaacaaagacgaATACTATAGACAATTAGTTTAATAAACATTTTAGTTCTTATACCAGAATTAACCTTCACTTTCAGGCCTAAATAATGAAAATTGCCTTGAGTTTCTTGTCCAATATAAGTTGAGAGACCAGCTACAAAATGGTGAAGgtaagagggaaaaaaaaaaaaaaaacagaaaaatactGTTTGGGAGCCAAAGAATGTAAACAGCCTCCTTAAAATTCTGATGAACTAGGTGTCTGTGGGAAGGGAATCACATCTCTGATATTCTCAATCCCAGTTGCAAACTTTACAAGCCTTTCAAAACTCAATCCAAAGCCAGCATGAGGAACTGGTGAAACAAGAATGGTGATTAAGCAAGAAAACTATTCAGGAAATAGATGGCTAAaaatatttataaatatatGACATTTTAACCGTATCCCATATTATATGACTACAAATGAGTGAATCTTTAAAATAGCAGTCCCATTGATCTTTTGGTTGGAGTGCAGGATTACACCTTAGCTTTCTCAATACTTGCAAAACTTCTAATCTCGAGTTTCTATTAACTTGAAGTTCACATTTCTCTTTGAAAAGAATTTCAGATATTCTGAACTGTGAAGGAAGGCATGAGATACAAAAGTGAGCAACTAGAAGTTTTTCCAAGTTCACAAAAAAATTCATTACCTGAACCATTACGATTCAAATTCAGTAGATGTCCTTATTCAGATTCTATTCATCTAATCGGTCTTCTAAACTTTCAAGCCTCTACTATGTCAGGCTTCCACCGACCACCAATATGCTCCAAACTGACGAAAGTAGAATTACAAACTATTAGTGACAACAAAACCATGCAACAGCATCAATTAAAATGAGCCTCTCATTCACTAATAAAAGCTGGTTCTTCAAGACTTCAGACTTGAGtgaattttgtttgtttgtttgtttttgttttttgtttttcttttaagcAGAAAATCAACCAGTTTGTATCAATCAGGTAATGTTATACAGAGGTTTAATTGGATCAAGTACATACATTAACAGTAGACACATGCTTCTCTGCAATCTCTATTTCCTGAACAGAGGGCGGAACACAAAAGAACTACTATATTTCATTGGATCCAATTACAGTAATGTAACATTAAACAGAAGCTTCTCTACATCTCCATATAATGGACAGCAAAAAAGTAAAACAATGAGAAGCCTACCCCAAAAAAATGATGAACTACTCTATTCCACAAGATTGCTGTCTTATTACTGGCTCAAACATTAACACTAATATGTTGTCCCAGAAGCAGTGAAATTTTACCCGATGATTGTAAGGTATCTACTCACTTTTCTAAATGGATCATCTCACAatagaaggggaaaaaaaaaaagacacatgTCTTTAGCTGCTGTATGTATATACATGAGAAGAGAAGACTTACCAAGATTCAAGTACAAAATTGATCTCACAAACTACTTCATCTTTCTAAGCGTGTTCACATAGGTGCAGCTCGAAAATGCCACAAAAAGCTTGCGAAACCTGCAGATATAAAACTAAAAcattttagaaagaaaaatagcTCATTGGATTATATTCATTCTAAAAACGTGTCCAATGTGGGAATGTCGAAGAAGTTATTACTTGGATTTTTTGTAGTTAATGAAAAGTATAACAAGATTCACACAAGAAAAACCAAGGAAGAATGTAAGAGCAATAACATAGACGTTTCCATGTACTTTCAATTGATAACAAGTAATAGCATACCAAACCCACTGGCTTGCATGTTGTGCCATCGCGAGGAAACTCTTTCGGGGCTGCTCATTTACCAAGCAATGCAACATTTCATTTGAGCATTGCATAAAATATAAATTGGAGAACCATATATCCACTGGTCCACTATACTTGCGGAATATGTTAGTACTGACCTGACAGTGGATGCAACAGAAGAACAATTTATCTTACAGGTTTAACAATCATTAAAGTACTAAAACGGAAAACATTTGAATGCATCATCTTTTAATTGTTATATAATCACTTGGGTGACCGTGAAAATAGGCTCCATCAGGATACTTTAAACGTTAGAATGGGCAAGTTAACTTAAACACCACAGatttcaaaagaaaatgaatCTAAAGAAGAGATCATACAAGTTCCCAGGCTTCAACATTCCTCTGTGACGATGCAAGTAAAAGCTTCCTGCTTACAAAATCAACACATATTAAATAGACTAGAGCATACTGTAATGTACTCAAATAATGAATTCAGTAAGTAAACTGATAACAGCACAAGATAGCGATCCTTGAAATGGTACATCCACCAAAATGAAGAAAGACAATATACATctaaaaagacaaaagaaaccATTTAAGACAGACGGTTACATTATTATCTTATTTTATGTAATCATGGCAGTTTAAAGAATTTGCAAAAGTATTCTCATCTTCTCTTAAATGTTGTGTGAGATGCCTAACTGGAAAACCATTTTGATTAAGAAAATTTGATGAGACTATAAGTAGAGGTTTATATTGTTCATTTTATCACCTTAGGAAATACATAAAGTGAAAGGCTTAAACATTACAAAGAGTTTAAGCTGCTTTAACTAGTTTTCACATACATCACTCTTCACAGCTACCCTTAAGAAAGCACCAATTCCATTAAATGGTAATAAATACTAAATATAGGTTAACGGTGATATAGAAACGAAAcaaataattgaataaatcatcCCAGATAGCCATGCAAATCTTAATCAAACCAAATTAGAACAAACTTATAACTCTCCTAGTTCTTTTTAAGGTATGATATAGCAACAAAAATGGTGAaatataaaaggttttgaatgtCCATGGGTAGACAAACTAACCAACAAGACAACACATCACAAGGATTTGAAGAGTAGTCATCACTTTCTCTTTATGACAAATGTTTCCATGATGAAAAGCATACATGGGCATTTGTTTGCCAGGAATTTATTTCCAAGTTTATAAGTATGAACTGCAGGCAATTAGAAAAATAAGTTCAACATACCTTACTCCATAATGTACGTCACAATGGTTACAGTGTCCCGAAACTCCATAGTTATCAAAAGTGATTATCTGTTAAAGCCCATGCAGAATGGTTCTTAGAAATACAAGGTGATTAAAACAAGATTAGGTTTGCATATCACCAAGCAGGAGTCCATTTAATGATGTTCATTGTACACCTACAAATTCACAAGTCCAGAAACGATAGTAGAAGGTGAAGAGCTAAAGGAAACTAATTTGTTTTGAAAGAATATCTTACCAAGTCAATGCCCTGACTTACGACTTCCTCTTCAATAATCTTTGCCAATAAATTGTGATTCCACACCTTGCCAAAACCATCCTGAGGATTTAAGAATAAGTTTATAGACTCTCAAGAGAGTATCAAAAAAGGTAGTAGGTACATAGTCAAGTAGAACCTGAAGATCTGGATGGTCCAGAATCTTCACTTGTTGATGTGGAACCTGCGTATCCAATTTCAAATGTAGTAAAATTATGTGAATGCGCTGGTAGAAGTACTCTACAATGTATCATAGGTTCTAAAAGACTAAAATTTCTTCAAGCAACAACCCATTAATAAAAATTTTGGAatggaatgaaaaaaaaaacttaacagCACAGAAATAACCTTAGCATTGTGCTGGTGCACATAAAAAAGAACATCATTATTACAAGTGAATTACAAAACCTCATCTCTTTCATTCCAAATTGTATATCACCTTGAGGGTTGCAGAAGCCTTGTAGAGCTCTTCTTTTCTAGTATTTCCTTTACCATCTACATCACCTGCATACAGATGAAACTGATAAGTAATTAACCAACACCAGGAAATGATAGAGGCAAGAATTTCCAATTTAATCTACATCCTAAAAACTATTCTCTGGAAAGTTACATAACAATAGCTACCATCTCTATAAACAATGGTAAAGCCTACAAATAGCACAATACGCTGAATCAACAGAAGATCTGGTAGGAAGTTCACATCCCAAGGGATAGGCTTACCTTTATTCTAAATACACTTATGGATGGATATAAAGTGCCACTGAATTTGCCACCTAAGTATAAGTTGTGAATATAATACACACACCATATACACGTTCGCTTAGTTTAATAATAACATCATTTAACAGTTTTTATCGGATTAGCTTCAAAATGATCACCCTTTTTCTTAATGAAGAGAGATAGCCCACAATCCTTATAAATTATCTTTTGGATACTCAAAAGAAAAGATGGATAAAATAAGAGGATTCTTCTTGTTGGTTACAACATACAGCATTTAAGTACTGTTGAAATCCCAAACAAATGAAGACCTTAGTGCAGTATAGTTATTTTCATCAACTCTCTTGTCATATGACCTTAACCATCTCCACGAATAGGTCAGAATTGTGTGCTTGTAAATTTGATACACTTGATGTTTCGAAGGAAAATAACCATTCACAAACAAGGCATGAGCTTCTACCTTGTCTTGGTCCACATGGGAATGCCAAACAAATTTGCATACACTAACGAACTTACTTAAAGTGTAAGAGTTCTTATTTCAAGGGTATTAAGAGAAAAAGTAGCACAGCACTTTTTTGTCTGTGAGCAAGTTTATGGCTTAAGTTATATAGAGACATAAATTTAAAGAAAtaccaaaaagaagaagggaaGAGTTTAATAGACCAATGCATGCCGCTCGGTTTAACAGGATGCAGATATATAAG encodes the following:
- the LOC133743174 gene encoding uncharacterized protein LOC133743174; the protein is MAWLLIISSVIVIWIASLFKILHGSYSPSKGAFLNDSNNGGSAKKRNVLLVVAHPDDESMFFTPTINYLTSRWHNIHILCLSIGDVDGKGNTRKEELYKASATLKVPHQQVKILDHPDLQDGFGKVWNHNLLAKIIEEEVVSQGIDLIITFDNYGVSGHCNHCDVHYGVRKLLLASSQRNVEAWELVSTNIFRKYSGPVDIWFSNLYFMQCSNEMLHCLVNEQPRKSFLAMAQHASQWVWFRKLFVAFSSCTYVNTLRKMK